A single Montipora foliosa isolate CH-2021 chromosome 7, ASM3666993v2, whole genome shotgun sequence DNA region contains:
- the LOC138009602 gene encoding uncharacterized protein translates to MAKSRLAPIKPVTIPRMELSAAVLATRLDTMIRQEIDCNINQSYFWTDSTCVLRYIENDKRRFQTFVSNRVAAILDSFFGDQPEHWSKRPASIDEVEEDDPEVKKSAKIFGIDLREEVDTTIHNIFSRISSWVRLKEAIAWLLRYKAKLKVARERRQLGASMEFSHEVQPINVDEMKNVEREILRLVQRESFLSEITALHHAKRTKMDDDVTGQRVKNAAGRNSPLRQLDPFLSEDGLIRVGGRLGRAPISDEARHQVILPRQHHVVELIIRHYHEVSGHSGQEYVLSLIRQRYWIIKARTTLRRLLSACFSCRRREAPIQEQKMAHLPEDRVTPSKPPFSFVGVDSFGPYHVLRGRTIIKRYGVIFTCLAIRAVHIEIVHSLDTQSFINALRRFIGRRGYPEEIRSNNGGNFVSANKELRDAIKEWNQNQIQQYLTQNSVKWVFNPPAGSHHGGVWERCICTVNAICKEQTMDDEALSTLMCEVETIINGQPITKVSDDPNNFEALTPNHLLLLRTGAPFPPGLFNKTDCYVRRRRRQVQYLSNVFWHRWLKEYLPTLQ, encoded by the exons ATGGCAAAGTCAAGATTGGCGCCGATCAAACCAGTCACCATTCCTAGAATGGAACTATCAGCAGCAGTGCTCGCTACAAGACTTGACACCATGATACGCCAAGAAATAGATTGCAACATCAATCAGTCTTATTTCTGGACAGACAGCACCTGTGTCCTCAGATACATTGAGAATGACAAAAGAAGGTTTCAGACGTTTGTTTCAAACCGTGTCGCAGCCATACTTGAT AGTTTCTTTGGGGATCAGCCCGAACACTGGTCTAAGAGACCCGCTAGTATCGACGAAGTAGAGGAAGATGACCCCGAAGTCAAGaaatctgcaaaaatatttgggATCGACTTGCGAGAAGAAGTAGACACTACAATACACAACATCTTTAGTCGAATCTCGTCGTGGGTGAGGCTCAAGGAAGCTATAGCCTGGTTACTACGCTACAAGGCCAAACTGAAAGTAGCTCGAGAAAGACGGCAACTTGGGGCATCAATGGAATTCAGTCACGAAGTTCAACCCATTAATGTAGATGAGATGAAGAATGTGGAGAGAGAGATACTAAGGCTTGTCCAAAGAGAAAGTTTCCTTTCAGAGATAACTGCTCTACACCATGCCAAACGAACGAAGATGGATGACGATGTGACGGGTCAACGAGTCAAGAATGCAGCGGGAAGAAATAGTCCCTTAAGACAACTCGACCCCTTTCTATCTGAGGACGGCCTCATTCGAGTTGGCGGACGCTTGGGCCGCGCTCCAATCAGTGACGAAGCAAGACATCAAGTCATTCTACCCAGACAGCATCACGTGGTAGAGCTAATAATACGGCACTACCACGAAGTATCTGGTCACTCAGGACAAGAGTACGTCCTTTCTCTGATTCGTCAGCGCTACTGGATCATCAAAGCTAGAACGACACTGAGGCGACTCCTGAGTGCGTGTTTCAGTTGCAGAAGAAGAGAAGCGCCTATTCAAGAGCAGAAGATGGCTCACTTGCCAGAAGATAGAGTCACTCCATCGAAGCCACCGTTTTCCTTCGTAGGGGTAGACTCTTTTGGTCCATACCATGTACTTCGCGGAAGAACCATCATCAAACGATATGGTGTCATTTTTACCTGTTTAGCCATCCGAGCGGTTCACATCGAAATAGTGCATAGTTTGGATACCCAGTCCTTTATCAATGCCCTGCGCAGATTTATAGGCCGAAGAGGCTATCCTGAAGAGATTAGATCCAACAATGGAGGGAATTTTGTAAGCGCAAATAAAGAACTGAGAGACGCAATCAAAGAATGGAACCAGAACCAGATTCAGCAATATCTGACACAGAATTCAGTGAAATGGGTGTTTAATCCACCGGCAGGCTCCCATCATGGTGGCGTATGGGAACGCTGTATTTGCACGGTGAACGCAATATGCAAGGAGCAGACCATGGACGACGAGGCTCTTTCGACCCTCATGTGCGAAGTGGAAACTATAATCAATGGTCAACCTATAACCAAGGTTTCAGATGACCCAAATAATTTTGAGGCACTTACACCCAATCATCTCCTTCTTCTTCGCACTGGAGCCCCGTTTCCGCCTGGTCTATTTAACAAGACCGATTGCTATGTTCGACGAAGGCGGCGTCAAGTTCAGTATTTGTCTAATGTATTCTGGCATCGCTGGCTGAAGGAATACCTTCCAACCCTGCAATAG
- the LOC138009603 gene encoding uncharacterized protein has product MADIESMFLQVRVPFEDANALRFLWWPNGDLQSEPEEYQMLIHLFGATSSSSCASFALRQTAEDNKNDFDPVTVETVPRNFYVDDCLKSVETEEKANKLQEELQRLLSRGAFHLTKFMSNSMKVLESVPESERALSVKNLDFENPTLEYAGMYALGVRWDVASDKFGFKFAIR; this is encoded by the coding sequence ATGGCGGACATAGAAAGTATGTTTCTTCAAGTACGAGTGCCATTCGAAGATGCCAACGCCCTCCGTTTTCTTTGGTGGCCAAACGGCGATTTACAATCAGAGCCAGAAGAGTATCAAATGCTCATTCATCTATTCGGCGCCACGTCGTCGTCCAGTTGTGCCAGTTTCGCGTTAAGACAAACTGCAGAAGACAACAAAAATGATTTTGATCCGGTTACAGTGGAAACAGTTCCGCGCAATTTCTATGTGGATGATTGTTTAAAGTCGGTTGAAACCGAAGAAAAGGCTAATAAGCTGCAAGAAGAACTTCAGCGGTTATTATCACGAGGTGCATTTCATCTAACAAAGTTTATGTCTAATTCTATGAAGGTATTAGAATCAGTGCCAGAATCAGAGAGAGCACTTTCAGTTAAGAATCTAGATTTCGAAAACCCCACCCTGGAGTACGCGGGGATGTACGCACTCGGAGTACGCTGGGATGTCGCAAGTGATAAGTTTGGATTCAAATTTGCGATCCGCTAG
- the LOC138009604 gene encoding uncharacterized protein has translation MNWHNAPPFQPVYYPPHPMAHMQHMESLLVQQQQHMLTLMLPQPELPVFGCDPIEYCSFIRAFESIIGSRTQISSSRLYYLVQYTTGDVNELMRSCLTMNTEDGYREARRLLKERYGQDHKIASAYVDQVTTGPRIRAERVDDLRKFSILITSCKNALKDIGYLRRINNPDILKKIVDRLPFDMKRKWCDIADDIFECKHREITIEYVASFIEKRARSASHLVFGDILNQKSIQSQAKCQRQTYQSGRSSGKGYSFGTTGEPKRDAGSAVSQRKCPLRSNDHWLSQCSDFRSKSLEERLRITKVKGLCNNCLVSGNQETRIEERMYREEHGKSEGSGETNGRSCYIKGKENLNSQKGATSLAIVPVKVKVPGRKRVVKTYAFLDNGSNTTFCTEDLMEQLQTRGKDTMLSLTTLGIEDNKTKMSLVPSLQVSDLDEQNLIELPMVFSTRQLPVRTANRAERKEMSQWPHLQEIDIRDIDADVGLLIGRRTKGT, from the exons ATGAATTGGCACAATGCACCTCCCTTTCAACCAGTTTATTATCCCCCACATCCCATGGCACACATGCAGCACATGGAAAGTTTACTagtgcagcaacaacaacataTGCTAACACTGATGCTTCCACAACCTGAGCTACCTGTGTTTGGCTGCGATCCTATTGAATATTGCAGCTTCATTAGAGCATTCGAAAGCATAATAGGGTCCCGGACTCAAATTAGCAGTTCTAGATTGTATTATCTGGTACAGTACACAACAGGTGATGTGAACGAGCTGATGCGTAGTTGTTTGACCATGAACACCGAAGATGGCTATCGAGAGGCGAGACGCCTGTTGAAAGAACGTTACGGACAGGACCATAAAATAGCATCGGCCTACGTTGATCAGGTTACCACAGGCCCCCGAATAAGAGCTGAAAGGGTAGATGATCTTCGCAAGTTTTCAATTCTAATTACGAGCTGCAAGAACGCTCTAAAAGATATCGGGTACCTCAGACGCATAAATAATCCTgacatacttaagaaaatagtTGATCGACTCCCGTTTGACATGAAGCGTAAATGGTGTGACATCGCAGACGATATCTTTGAATGTAAACACCGGGAGATTACCATCGAATACGTAGCATCCTTCATAGAAAAAAGAGCAAGATCCGCTTCACACCTGGTGTTTGGTGACATTCTCAATCAGAAATCCATTCAAAGCCAGGCAAAATGTCAAAGACAAACATACCAGTCAGGTAGATCCTCAGGGAAAGGTTACTCGTTCGGAACTACCGGAGAACCTAAAAGAGACGCAGGGTCAGCTGTATCACAACGCAAGTGCCCCCTACGTAGCAATGATCACTGGCTTTCGCAGTGCAGCGACTTTAGAAGCAAGTCTTTAGAAGAAAGGCTAAGAATAACCAAAGTCAAGGGTCTGTGTAACAACTGTCTCGTGTCTGG TAACCAAGAAACACGAATCGAAGAACGAATGTACAGAGAAGAACACGGGAAATCTGAAGGGAGCGGAGAGACTAATGGTCGGAGTTGCTACATTAAAGGGAAGGAGAATCTCAATTCTCAAAAGGGTGCAACAAGTTTAGCGATAGTTCCTGTCAAGGTCAAGGTACCTGGCCGCAAAAGAGTCGTCAAGACCTATGCCTTTCTTGATAATGGTTCAAATACAACCTTCTGCACTGAGGACCTGATGGAACAGCTGCAAACTAGAGGAAAGGACACTATGCTGTCCTTGACCACGCTTGGTATCGAAGACAACAAAACTAAGATGTCATTAGTACCAAGTCTCCAAGTCAGCGACTTAGACGAGCAAAATCTCATAGAGTTACCTATGGTATTTTCTACTAGGCAATTGCCGGTGAGAACCGCTAACAGGGCAGAGAGAAAAGAAATGAGTCAGTGGCCACATCTACAAGAAATCGACATAAGAGACATAGATGCTGACGTGGGACTACTCATAGGGAGACGTACCAAGGGCACTTGA